The Coturnix japonica isolate 7356 chromosome 6, Coturnix japonica 2.1, whole genome shotgun sequence genomic sequence CACAAAGAAGCTTcttctgatatccaacctgaacttatCTtgacacaacttgaggccatttcccctcatcatGTCACTTGAAACCAGTgagaccaaccccgctctcactgtaagcacctttcagataccagaaaagagcagtgaagtccccccctcagcctcctcttccccagactaaacagctgcagttccttcagtctctcctcgtagggcatattctccaagctCATCAAAAGCCTTAATCCTACTCCAGGATTTAAAATTTAAGTTCTTCTACTATTTCCCATTTCTTAACAAATTTGCCAATATTCATCTGCcaatgagaaagcaaaattggatatattttccttcatttccactTAAAATTAAgcctttattttattcagtttaaGCAGAAACCTCTCACAGTATTTGGGCTAAGCAGGCTGTTGTAGTATTACATTCAGTTGCAGTTGTGAAGTCTCACTTCATACAAATATTAACAAGTAAGTGTTTGTGGgatttctttcccccttcccttgTGTAAAAGCATCAAGGAGCAGTTTTAAGTGCCTCAACACGGCATGGAAATCACTGCACTCTTTACATGAGCAGGCCAACTAGAAATGCAGTAAATCTTGCCCATGAAACAAAAGGGACTTAAGCCATTGTGATATGACAGATCTTACCCTACctgaacaaaaacataacaaaaccaAGTACATGACTTGCTTGAGGAATCTTAACTGTTCAGTGAAAACCAGCTATTTTCAGCATTGTCATGGGTGAGGTGAGTCCTTAATTGCACAAAGATACAGAGCACTACATCTCGAGTTAGCATTAGTTAGAACTAAACTGAGCACTACCCTATCATCTTAACTCTTAAAATATCTGAGGCATAGGTATGTGTGTACTTGTTTTATTCATAATTTGACTCATCTTGGGATACCAAATGTATTTCTACTTATGGTGATTTGACAGAACTGTTGACCTCGTTTCAAGATACCCACTGATCCATTTTTCATTCAACAGCAATATCGAACGTTAAAaggaacataaaacaaacatgcaCACAATTGTACAGTTTTCTCAGATGtctatttcattatttgtgGGTAGCGCATTGAAcagttaaatacatttaaataatgtttAAGTGACTGCGCTAGTGCAGACTTGTAACTAGACGGGTAACCAATTTAACTAGAAACCAGCTAACAAGTAACTGTCTAAATACAAATACAGCTCTTGTACTCTTTTTGGGAAAAAGCCTGCTGGTCACattggaaatacattttaaggCCAAATTCTTCTGATATcccttctctgcagcagtttcttCACCTTTTTAAGCCTCCAATTCCAGGCCAAGACCAAGTTTATGGCCACCAGCATTGATGCTCTTTCCATCTATCAGGGCAGACAAAGTAAGCTTCACACCTGTAAAATTTAAAAGATTAAGTTTACAACAGGTTAGCAGAATAACTTTCAGGCAACTCAACCTCAGTCATTAAGAATCTATGTTGTATCTTATTACTTTGCTCCAAGGTTACCTACATTCATTTACATACAAAATCCACAGAAAGCTAGTTATGTGGACCCAACAAACTATAAACTGGATATCCAAAGACTTCATTTGATAACTTCTCTACCTGAAGGTGTGCATCAAGAAGGAAAACTATGCACAGAAAGATTTGTGAGGGAATGCAAGTATGATTTTTATACGTTTTCAGACAGAACTAACCAACAGTGATATCGCATTAACAGGTGTTGGCATGTCTAAACAGAACAAGTTCAAAGTTAAGCTATCAAACGTGATAGTCAGCTGTTAAACAAACCACTGAGGAATATGATGCAGAAATACCATTAGACAGCATAATTTGTCTTACGTGAAGGTTTTCTGTGCAACAGAACTTATTGTCAAGTATCTACTTTGCCTTCAAGACAAAATTATTCTGTAAACTCAAAATAGTTGCATATAAATACACCAAACTTAATTGTTTGTGTCATGCATGAAAGGCATGGATGTGAAAGCCCTTACCTGGCCTCAGGGTCTGGGTGTAACCCAATCCAACTAGACTAGAGTTGTTCACTTTTgcctggaaaaaataaacaaaaacacagaagcaattgaaatgttttaattggAGAGTTATTATTATTAGGAGCTATCAACATGCTACATGTTCTTTCATTATCTCTGTGCTTACTAGATTGTCTTCCTAGCTATGCCTTTGCCCAAGAATATAAATCCATTTAATTGAAGACAGGATTGCAGAGGCAGGGAGAACTAATTGTTAATGGAATGTAGTTTGGCTGGTGAACTTCTCTCCACTCTTTTGAGAACACAGCAACTCATCACCAGTTgccaaaaacaaaccacttcGGAAAAAATCccttatatttatattattagaAAATAATCCATATTTTGCATATCCAATAAAAAAAGTAGTAGACATTTCAGAGTACCAACATAACAAGGATATGCAAAACGTTTTTTCCCCCGTTTTGCATCAATTTCTCTGTGGACTACTGAAATAATTCCAAGTTAAATTCTAGCTTTATAACAGAAAACTTGCCTGCAGTATGGATTTCAACCAGCATCTCTTACAAACTTCACTGCAGGCAACATTTAAATACTACTTGTTTTATTAGTAACTGCTTGGATTCCCAGTCTAGCTCTTGCAAGACTTTTGGATTAGTCATCTTCTTTTGTACTAACATACATgctcagaaactgaaaagcagctctgtttagCATAACCCTTTTTGTTAGAATCATACTTACAGAGATAGAAGCGTTGGAATCCAACTTGTATTTAGCTGCAATTCCAAAGCGAGTGCTGTTGCTACCAGCTGTCCATGCCAGGTTTACGGCAGTTTCAAGACTGTCACTCACTTTCTGGTAAATTGAACCACCAAATTCCGAACCATCATTGCTGCATAGATGAAAAATACAACTTCTTATATCTACATAAActcactcttttttttaagaagcagTTCAAATTTCTAGTTAAGTAAGAATTTAGAAAGTTTGTTTCCCACTTTTAGACTGGATAagggaagatgaaaatgaaattcttatATCATGCTTTGTAGCTTTCCCCATCTCAACTTCCACGAAACCAGACAGAACAATCCccattcaaaagaaaatccatctCAAAATCAAGTTATGACCTAAACAAACATACTAAAACAATGTATTAGATTACAGTGAAGTATCACGTTCTTCAGATTTTAGTCAGCTTGCTCTAAAGAACACCCAAAGTCTCTAACTACAGCAATTTGAAGCAAGTTCAGAATGAACTTCAGTTCATTCACACTCCAGTTGTACTCTAGGCATTTTATGCACTCATCCCATCAATACAGGAAGATGAACTTACTCAAAAAGCAGAACTATTTTTGTTCCAGAAACTGCTTCTGGCCCACTTAAATAGTGCAGCACTAATTGCTACCCCTAACAAATGGACTGCCTCCTAAATTAGTCAGATACAGCTCAACACATGGGGAAAGCTGGATAAAGTCTTTCAACCAGCTCTGCATAACGAGCTTATCAAGCTTCCAAGTATCTGGTAAACTGTAGCATGTAAATCTTAACAAGTCATTATTTAGTGTATTCAGCATTCTGAAAAAGAGACAAAGTagtatttatttacaaagtTTGATATTACAAAAACTCATGCTGCTGATGTGCCTTGCAAGCACATCTTGGTAGTTTAAACGTGTATAtagaaggaaggcagaaaaaaacctgcttttgTAGAACAGGACACAATTACCAGTACTTACACGTTGGTGTGAAGTTGGAAATCTCCAGTCTTGTAACCCACAGAGAAGTTATTCCTTGTCAATTTTGATTTGGCACTATCAAAAGTCATTTGATAGCCCGCTAGCCATCCTTCATAACCAAAGACAGCTGAACCATGGATTGCAGGCCCAGCAAAATCAAAGTCAACATCACAACCTAGGTTTAGGCATTCACGTTTATATGCTGACTTAATTTTaccacttttctttctgaaatagaGAAACGGTTAAGACAGTTTGGTTATTCTCAATGAGAAGACAAATTTGAGCCACATGCCTCAACAGAATGCACCTAAATGCCATGCATATATATCCAAAAGACTGATCCAAATCACAGGTAACtcaaactattaaaaaaaaaaaatcataccaTAGATGCGTTGTGATGAAGGTAGAAACACATTCACATCTCCTGCAATAGTCCAACTAAATATTTCTATCTCAGAAATCAAGAGAAACAGACAGTTGAAGTGTCCAATACTAAGCCCCCAGGATAAGATCCAgtgtggaaaagcagaagtcttTAGCACGGGGGTTTGCTAATTTGGACCAATAACAAACATCTGCTGATCTGACACACCAGATGGAACATTTACCAACCACATGTGTAGCATGATACACAAggtaaaaaggcaaaaaaaatcttACCCTGTATTTGGTGAGAAAGTTGTATCAAATGTCAACTTCAAGCCTTTGGCAATCTAAAcgaagaatgagaaaataaagctataAATTCAGTCCTGCTAGttaagtgaaagaaaggaatactCAGCTAATCTATTACCTGATCTTCAATTGCAATTTCTGTTCCCAGAGTGTTATCTGTGTTCCATTTTTCTGTGAAAGTCAGCCCATACTCAGCCCACTTGTATTTGGTCTCCAAGCTTCCATTCACTTTTCCAGTATCTGTGTTCGATGAACCAGATGTTGTGAATTCCTAGAAAGGACAGTGACTGTGTTATACCAAATAAATATGTGATCCTGAAAGCTTTACAAAGTGACAGAAGAGAAAGACCTTTCTTCACTGAAGATCCTGTTCTATATAACATCAGATAATTCAGGGGACAGCAATGTAACATGGATTAGAAGAACCAGATGACTCACATCCACATTACAGACTTCTCCCTTCTCACCCTCCATCTCAAATGCAGTGTGTACTGCTATTACAAAATAGAGGTTTATAATGCAACTCAAAAGCAATACAAAAGcattcttctcaaaaagaagaaaaaagctttccaAAATAAGGTTAAGTCTGGTACTGTTGAGGGcggggaaaaaagaaaaatcaaaccaaacaaGGAGTCTTTAATATAAGTTTATGCACATTCTCTTCCTGGGAAGGAGGTGTTGTAACTGAAATGGGATTCACACAAGAGCTTGAATTTTGCAGTAAGTTTTAGCAGGATAACCACTAGACCTtgacagaaacaaatggaaaaaggaCTACATCTATAATAGGACCCTCACAAACAGTGTTTCTTCTGGAATGCAGCCCTCTACAAATAAATAGCACATAACCCACACACCTTGTATTTATACAGCCAGTTACACAGTTAAAACTTCCTGCTCTTGGGGGGCGGAATCTACCTTTACATCTTGCAAAGTCTGCTATAGAAACAGATGGAAGTTGCAGGAGATACTGCTTGCATTACCAAGATATCTACCACGGAACATAACAGCATTTGAATAccttttaaaggaaatgcaCAGCGCTGTTTCACTACCAACTACTTCACACATGGAGTAAGATGTCAAAAATTTAGACAAAGTTGCATGTTAAACAGCAAAAATGGTGTCAAATACTTGTTTAGGCTTATCATGAGGGAAAGCTAagaaaccattttattttacaaagattaagacagcttttttgttgttttttgtgatATTTGTAATAGTGGTATTATATTCAAAGTGAAGTCAGAGCTTTAGGTGCTCCTGAAATTTTCATTAATAGCATTAATATAACCTACAAGCTACTTGATGGTATCTGGAAAGTGCTCACATATAATTAAACAAGCATGCAAACATTCAGCCCCcagaaatacaatgaaaaagtACTTAAACTCACCACTCCACTTGCAGATTTTGTCTTCACATCCAGTTTCACCAGTCCAAACCCTTAATAAACAgaagttacattttaaaagttaagcTTTAACTAAGACTATGCAGATTTTCCATGGTGTCGGTTTTCCAACATGTGCacgtatatatacacacatataagCATACACATAAAAAACCTAGCATAGGCTGGTTTTAATGCTTGAATTTCAAATGCTAAAGCAGTAGAGGTCATTTTAAGAACAAACTAGGAGTTCTGTCTGTCATCACTAAAGAATTAGCAAGGAATAGCCTCTCTTGTATATCGTACTTATTACTAACAAAAGATGGCTTCCAAGAGTAAACTTAGTGACAGACAGAGTACATTCTCTTGTTCCCTGGATGGCACCTACTCTGTACTCAATGCCATTTAAAGAGCAACCCTATTGCATTAAGTCAGCACTAAGGTCTCAAAGAAAAAGTCTGAATGGGGAGTCACGAGGAAATACACAGCCACCGGAACATAAGGACTATGggagaataatttcattttcttacactCCAACTTGAGTGATAACCCTGGTGAATGAGCTCCTGCAATAATTCCTAAAGACCTGAAATAAACAGCACTGCAACTAAgcacttgtttatttttaaactacgCAACTGCCTACTTAAAAACTTCAGAGAATTCTTTCAGGCTactctttcctcttctgttccaaaaaagaaaacaccccaacaacaaaaccacactAAAGTTACATTGGTATATATACATTTGTGTATCAACAAATGCATTTGCACAAAGATCCATAAAGGAAGTGCAAATATAGTCCTAAGCTGTGTAACAGTGGATGTTTCTAACCTTGCACACTGTCACAGCTCTTTCCTTAACATTAATGGGATTAATGCAGTAAGGTTTAACAGACCTCATATCAAAATAGCTCACAAAAAAGCCTCCGCTGGCTCATTAGCTgatagaaatgttttaaatgaagcatACTCTCCTCCCTTCCGAGAAGCACAGGCATTTGAGCACTCACTGAACTCCACATACATGCTAAACTAAGTCAATTAATTGCTGCAGCGCACTCAATACACTACATTGACTCACCATATCCTTTGTTGAAGACATCTCTGGCAGATTTGCCAAGGTCTGCGTATGATGGAGGAACCGCCATTGAACCTGAAAGGTAATGGTGTAATTACAATTCAATCTTTTactacacacacatacaaaaatgcTACCACAAGAGTTAATGGTGTTCTTTAAGGCAGATTCATACATCAGGGTATTTACCAGTCGACAGATAGTTCAATTACATTACGTTGTGAAAAATCTACAGATTTTCTGATAATCGTGAACACTGAACATTTTCTTGGCTCAGGTAGCCCATTTATTGTCAAGGGGCCACCacagaaatctttatttttcaaatagttttattcCTTACATCTTTAATTATCACAAACCAACTGAACGTTCACTGAAAACCAAGGAGTGAGAAATATGGAAAGCTGCACTGGTAGATGTTTCTGTAAGTTTTACAAAGTCAGGTGCTTATGGAAGTTATCTGAGAAGACCcataatgtttcattttcaatatgAGAAAGTGTGCGTATTTGTTTTGCAACATCACTTCCCCCGTATTTAAAATGGTCAAGATAAGATTTGGAAAGGATCTTCAAAGGCTGTTAACCAGCAATTATTCAGATGAAGATCTTTCCTCCTACACAGGGCAAGAGTTTAAGTCCTGGGGCAAAGGTGGGAAGGGTGAGCACCTTGTTAGCTTAGCAAGTCATACAAGCGAGAAAGGGAAATGGACTTCTAAGGAGAGCTCTTCTCAGACAGAGCTTCTGGCAAACTCAGTGTTCAAGAACCTGTCATTCACGTCCAG encodes the following:
- the VDAC2 gene encoding voltage-dependent anion-selective channel protein 2 isoform X2, producing MAVPPSYADLGKSARDVFNKGYGFGLVKLDVKTKSASGVEFTTSGSSNTDTGKVNGSLETKYKWAEYGLTFTEKWNTDNTLGTEIAIEDQIAKGLKLTFDTTFSPNTGKKSGKIKSAYKRECLNLGCDVDFDFAGPAIHGSAVFGYEGWLAGYQMTFDSAKSKLTRNNFSVGYKTGDFQLHTNVNDGSEFGGSIYQKVSDSLETAVNLAWTAGSNSTRFGIAAKYKLDSNASISAKVNNSSLVGLGYTQTLRPGVKLTLSALIDGKSINAGGHKLGLGLELEA
- the VDAC2 gene encoding voltage-dependent anion-selective channel protein 2 isoform X1, translated to MATSSACQASRCSMAVPPSYADLGKSARDVFNKGYGFGLVKLDVKTKSASGVEFTTSGSSNTDTGKVNGSLETKYKWAEYGLTFTEKWNTDNTLGTEIAIEDQIAKGLKLTFDTTFSPNTGKKSGKIKSAYKRECLNLGCDVDFDFAGPAIHGSAVFGYEGWLAGYQMTFDSAKSKLTRNNFSVGYKTGDFQLHTNVNDGSEFGGSIYQKVSDSLETAVNLAWTAGSNSTRFGIAAKYKLDSNASISAKVNNSSLVGLGYTQTLRPGVKLTLSALIDGKSINAGGHKLGLGLELEA